A window of Yoonia sp. SS1-5 genomic DNA:
CAAGACCAGCTATGCCAGCGCAGGCAACACCATGGACCTTGCGCGCGAGGCTGACCTGATCGTCGGTGCTGTCCTGATCCCCGGGGCGGCCGCACCCAAATTGATTTCCCGGGCGCAGCTGCAAGAGCTCAAGCCTGGTGCAGCACTTGTGGATGTCGCCATTGATCAGGGTGGCTGCTTTGAGACATCCAAGGCCACAACCCATCAGGATCCGGTCTACGAGGTTGACGGGATCATGCATTATTGTGTGGCCAACATGCCGGGGGCTGTGGCACGGACATCCACCATCGCGCTGGGGAATGCGACCATGCCCTTTATGCTGGCACTGGCCGACAAGGGCTGGCGGCAGGCCTGCGAAGACGATCCGCATCTGCTGGCCGGTCTGAACGTGCATGCGGGCCAGTTGACCTATTTCGCTGTCGGCAAAGCGTTGGGGATCGACGTGCTGTCGCCTGCGCTTGCGCTTAAGACCTGAAAAGGATGAAAGGCCCCGCTATTCGCGTTTGATCGGACCGGACAATGCCTCGATCCGCGCCTGGGTCGCGGCACCGGCGATCCCGTCGGCGGTCAAGCCATGTTCAGCTTGAAACTGTCGGACCATCCGGGCAGTTGCGGGGCCATAATCGCCATCCACATGCAGATGAAAGCCCAAGCCCCGCAGCTTGCGCTGCAATTCTGCGACATCATCGCCGGATGCGCCGATCCGCAGGGTAACCGGCCCCTCGTCGCTTGGCTTCCAGTGATCACCTGCATGGCGTTTATAGGCTGATGCCATGCGGCCTGCGTAAAACTTCACTTGGCCGGGGCCGTTATAACGACGGGCAAAGGCGCGCCAATCGCGGTTTTCAAGCGCAGGCATGATGCCGGACTTGCGCACAAAGGCGAGCATCACCGCAATCTGCCCCGCGACGCCGGAAATCGTTGTCTCGGCCAAGGCCTTTGGGGTACCAAAACCAAGCCATTCGGCATTTTCGCCCAGCACCTGACCAACACCCCAGGAACAGGCTGCATAGGCCGCCTGCTCGTCAATCTTTGCGGCCCGCGCCAATTGCGCATAGCGACCCGATTGCGATTTGACATAAGGAATGTCGCCCCAACGCCGTGCTGCAAGCTTGCGCGAAACGGCTGTTTTGCGGTTGGTGGCCGACAATCCAGGATAACGATAGAACACATGATATTCATAAAGGATGATGGGCATCAGCTTGCCATCAACCTTGCTTGCGGCACGACCACCGCTTTCAACCTCAATCACGGCCTTCAGCGCAGCGGGTTCAATCCCCTCGGCCTTTGCAACCGCATCAATTTCGGCAAGCACATCACTGGAAAATGCCATCGTCTGATCCCCAATCCATTTCAACAATGGGCAAAGCCTAGCAGGGGAAAAACCAAATCCAAAAAGAAAAGGGGCCCGTCACTGGCGGGCCCCTTCGCATATCCGATTATCTTTAGGACTGTTTGGCCAGCTGGTCCCGGATCTCAAGCAGAACTTCCAGTTCGGTCGGGCCCTTTTCTTCCTCGGCTGCCGGTTCTTCTTCTTTTTCCGCGGCATCCTTGATCCGGTTCACCATCTTGACCAACAGGAAGACAACAAACGCAACAATCAGGAAATTGATGATCGCCATGATGAACTTACCGATAGCAAAGACAGCAACGCCCGCTTCGGTCGCGGCA
This region includes:
- a CDS encoding N-acetylmuramidase domain-containing protein; this encodes MAFSSDVLAEIDAVAKAEGIEPAALKAVIEVESGGRAASKVDGKLMPIILYEYHVFYRYPGLSATNRKTAVSRKLAARRWGDIPYVKSQSGRYAQLARAAKIDEQAAYAACSWGVGQVLGENAEWLGFGTPKALAETTISGVAGQIAVMLAFVRKSGIMPALENRDWRAFARRYNGPGQVKFYAGRMASAYKRHAGDHWKPSDEGPVTLRIGASGDDVAELQRKLRGLGFHLHVDGDYGPATARMVRQFQAEHGLTADGIAGAATQARIEALSGPIKRE
- the mscL gene encoding large conductance mechanosensitive channel protein MscL translates to MINEFKDFIAKGNVMDMAVGIIIGAAFTAIVTSLVGDLINPIIALFTGGIDFAGWFYVLGDGEFASVDAATEAGVAVFAIGKFIMAIINFLIVAFVVFLLVKMVNRIKDAAEKEEEPAAEEEKGPTELEVLLEIRDQLAKQS